The Paraburkholderia sp. D15 genome has a segment encoding these proteins:
- a CDS encoding LysR family transcriptional regulator gives MAQGYSNWFVRARLKTRQLLLLAAMEEEGNVRRAADVLGMTQPAASRLLKELEDALDVRLFDRTQHGMQATLYGEVMIRHARMVLSNLNKAQDEIAALRVGLMGEVRVGVIAAAAARMVPLAVGRVKEQYPQLQIWLNVETSDVMLPLLMQGQIDVMIGRVLPQHGQLKDAVQFTPIADEPLCVVARPGHPYEQAAGLTLRDIVNAQWVLHAPGSVLRHRIDLAFAELGLNPPQNVVNTNNFLAISSLLLQSDMLAVVPDEVARQYESFGTLKRLAIELSCRMDTFGIITRQDQALSPAANVVLRALESAAAEVYGTLTDTIDA, from the coding sequence TTGGCACAGGGATACTCGAACTGGTTCGTGCGCGCGCGCCTGAAGACGCGTCAACTGTTATTGCTCGCAGCCATGGAGGAAGAGGGCAACGTGCGTCGCGCGGCGGACGTGCTCGGCATGACGCAGCCCGCCGCGTCGCGATTGCTGAAAGAACTCGAAGATGCGCTCGACGTGCGGCTTTTCGATCGCACTCAGCACGGCATGCAGGCGACGCTGTATGGCGAAGTGATGATCCGTCATGCGCGCATGGTGTTATCGAACCTCAATAAGGCACAGGACGAGATTGCCGCGTTGCGGGTCGGCCTGATGGGCGAAGTGCGGGTCGGCGTGATTGCTGCCGCGGCCGCGCGCATGGTGCCGCTTGCCGTTGGGCGCGTGAAAGAGCAGTACCCGCAATTGCAGATTTGGCTGAACGTCGAGACCTCCGACGTGATGCTGCCGCTTCTGATGCAAGGCCAGATCGACGTGATGATCGGGCGCGTGCTGCCGCAGCATGGTCAATTGAAAGACGCTGTGCAGTTCACGCCGATTGCCGACGAACCGCTGTGCGTCGTCGCGCGGCCTGGCCACCCGTACGAACAGGCTGCCGGTCTGACGCTGCGCGATATTGTGAACGCACAATGGGTGCTGCACGCGCCCGGTAGCGTGCTGCGTCATCGGATAGATCTTGCGTTTGCAGAGCTCGGGCTGAATCCGCCGCAGAACGTGGTAAATACCAACAACTTCCTCGCCATTTCGAGCTTGCTGCTGCAAAGCGACATGCTCGCCGTGGTGCCCGACGAAGTAGCGCGTCAGTACGAGAGCTTCGGCACGTTAAAGCGGCTTGCAATCGAATTGTCTTGCCGGATGGACACGTTCGGCATCATCACGCGCCAGGATCAGGCGTTGTCGCCGGCGGCGAACGTGGTGCTGCGCGCATTGGAGAGCGCGGCCGCGGAAGTCTACGGGACGTTGACAGACACGATCGACGCGTGA
- a CDS encoding aldehyde dehydrogenase family protein encodes MKRESHLPLVFKHYLNGSWTTSATTGMSLNPSDLDEPIGEYARSDARMVDAAIDSASAARREWARVGSARRAESLDAIGTEILARRIELARLLAREQGKTLPEAMEETIRAGQVFRFFAVEAVHRTSDCLRAHRGAAAMDVDVSSEPLGVVAVITPWSFPLAIPAAKIAAALSAGNCVVFKPAELVAGCAWALADIISRSGLPAGVFNLLLGSGRVAGARLVANAGVQGVSFTGSTLTARSVLQAGAARRIGVQLETGGNSALIVLNDANLDKAVDVAVASAYGMNGQRYAAASKLIVEHGVRAAFTHALHSRLERLTVDHALKRGADVGPLFDEGRVQCNLDTVARAEERGAQRIHGGRVLERGTRGYFFEPALLLGKAGVPVARDEVFGPIAVVLDADDYAHALHLANETPDGTSSPCSGLCTASLDIAQHFRRHSHSRAVTVNLPTTVAADPPSVDFARDNFFTQPRIVYLAA; translated from the coding sequence ATGAAACGCGAATCGCATCTTCCTCTGGTATTCAAGCACTACCTGAACGGCAGTTGGACGACGAGCGCGACCACGGGCATGTCACTGAATCCGTCCGATCTCGATGAACCCATAGGTGAATACGCTCGCTCCGACGCACGGATGGTGGACGCGGCGATCGATTCGGCGAGCGCCGCGCGCCGCGAGTGGGCGCGCGTCGGCTCGGCACGGCGCGCGGAATCGCTCGATGCAATAGGCACTGAAATACTCGCACGCCGCATCGAACTGGCACGCCTGCTGGCACGCGAACAAGGCAAGACGCTGCCGGAAGCCATGGAAGAAACGATCCGGGCGGGACAGGTATTTCGCTTCTTCGCAGTCGAAGCCGTGCACCGGACCAGCGACTGTCTTCGCGCTCATCGCGGCGCTGCAGCAATGGACGTTGACGTCAGCTCCGAACCGCTCGGCGTGGTGGCGGTCATCACGCCGTGGAGTTTTCCGCTCGCCATTCCCGCCGCGAAAATCGCCGCCGCGCTCAGCGCAGGCAATTGCGTCGTGTTCAAGCCCGCCGAACTGGTTGCGGGTTGCGCGTGGGCACTCGCCGATATCATCAGCCGTTCGGGTTTGCCCGCAGGCGTATTCAATCTTTTGCTCGGCAGCGGCCGGGTCGCTGGTGCGCGGCTCGTCGCGAACGCCGGCGTTCAAGGCGTGAGTTTCACCGGATCGACGCTGACCGCGCGAAGCGTGCTGCAGGCGGGCGCCGCGCGCCGGATCGGCGTGCAATTGGAAACGGGCGGCAACAGCGCACTGATCGTGCTGAACGACGCGAATCTGGACAAGGCGGTCGATGTCGCCGTTGCGAGTGCATATGGGATGAACGGTCAACGTTATGCCGCGGCGTCAAAACTGATTGTCGAGCACGGTGTGCGCGCCGCTTTCACCCACGCGCTGCATTCCCGGCTCGAACGGCTCACCGTCGATCACGCGTTAAAGCGTGGCGCGGACGTGGGTCCCCTATTTGACGAAGGGCGCGTGCAATGCAATCTGGACACCGTGGCAAGAGCCGAAGAACGCGGCGCGCAGCGGATTCACGGCGGCCGCGTGCTGGAGCGTGGGACGCGCGGTTATTTCTTTGAACCCGCGTTGCTGCTTGGAAAAGCAGGCGTGCCGGTGGCGCGCGACGAAGTGTTCGGGCCGATCGCCGTCGTGCTGGACGCCGACGACTACGCGCACGCATTGCACCTCGCGAACGAAACGCCTGACGGCACGTCATCGCCGTGTAGCGGACTGTGCACCGCGTCGCTCGACATTGCGCAGCATTTTCGCCGTCACAGTCACAGCCGTGCAGTCACGGTCAATTTGCCGACCACAGTCGCGGCCGATCCGCCATCCGTCGATTTCGCCCGCGACAACTTTTTTACTCAGCCCCGAATCGTCTATCTTGCAGCCTGA
- the chvE gene encoding multiple monosaccharide ABC transporter substrate-binding protein, with protein MKSLKLVAAALALSFCAAAPYAHADDNGMVGISMPTKSSSRWISDGQSMVDAFKAKGYQPDLQYAEDEVPNQIAQIENMITKGVKILVIAPIDGTTLSNTLSKAQARGIKVIAYDRLIRGTRDVDYYATFDNFGVGAMMADSVVKSLDLNNRKTPANIEIFAGSADDNNAHVVYDGMLSVMKPYMDSGKAVVRSKQVAFDKVATFRWDGATAQARMDNLLSAYYGNSHVDAVLSPYDGISIGIISALKGVGYGTAQQPMPVITGQDAEIPSIKAIIRGDQKTTVFKDTRELAKAAVDMADAALNNKPVPVNDTKTYNNGVKVVPTSLLKPVLVDSGNWKTVLVSNGYYKESQLK; from the coding sequence ATGAAATCGCTCAAACTAGTCGCGGCCGCGCTCGCGCTCAGCTTCTGCGCAGCGGCGCCCTACGCTCATGCCGACGACAACGGCATGGTGGGCATTTCCATGCCCACCAAGTCGTCGTCGCGCTGGATTTCCGACGGCCAGAGCATGGTCGACGCATTCAAGGCCAAAGGGTATCAGCCCGATTTGCAGTACGCGGAAGACGAAGTGCCGAACCAGATTGCGCAGATTGAGAACATGATTACGAAGGGCGTAAAAATTCTGGTGATCGCGCCGATCGACGGCACCACCCTATCCAATACGCTCAGCAAGGCGCAAGCGCGCGGTATCAAGGTGATTGCTTATGACCGCCTGATTCGCGGCACCAGGGACGTGGACTACTACGCGACATTCGACAATTTCGGTGTAGGCGCGATGATGGCCGACTCCGTCGTCAAATCGCTCGATCTGAACAATCGCAAGACCCCCGCCAACATCGAGATCTTTGCCGGCTCGGCGGACGACAACAACGCACACGTCGTCTACGACGGCATGCTCTCCGTCATGAAGCCGTATATGGACAGCGGCAAGGCCGTGGTGCGCAGCAAGCAGGTTGCATTCGACAAGGTCGCCACATTCCGCTGGGACGGCGCGACGGCTCAGGCACGCATGGACAACCTGTTGAGCGCGTATTATGGCAATTCACATGTGGACGCAGTACTTTCGCCGTATGACGGCATCAGCATCGGCATCATTTCCGCGTTGAAGGGCGTGGGTTACGGCACCGCGCAACAGCCGATGCCCGTGATTACCGGCCAGGACGCGGAGATTCCGAGCATCAAGGCGATCATTCGCGGCGATCAGAAAACCACTGTTTTCAAGGACACGCGTGAACTGGCGAAGGCCGCCGTCGACATGGCGGACGCCGCGCTGAACAACAAACCGGTTCCCGTCAACGATACGAAAACCTATAACAACGGCGTGAAAGTCGTGCCGACATCTCTGCTGAAACCGGTTCTGGTGGACAGCGGCAACTGGAAGACCGTGCTCGTTTCGAATGGCTATTACAAGGAATCGCAACTCAAGTAA
- a CDS encoding sugar ABC transporter ATP-binding protein, translated as MTDTPVLETIGLCKSFPGVRALHEVDFRLYRGEIHALMGQNGAGKSTLINVLTGVHEPDAGDIRLGGTAVNLASPLEAEAAGIRTLYQEVNLCPNLSVAENVFAGRQTKRYGMIDWKSIHRKAERSLAELNVWVDVSKSLDTYPIAVQQMVAIARALSVDAQVLILDEPTSSLDDGEVTRLFDVLRNLRDAGLAILFVTHFLEQMYAISDRITVMRNGEREGEYLAKDLAVSQLVSKMVGHERVTERLERAATDLPAQASATEPFVEMRGVGRRGLMNPVDIEMQRGQILGLAGLLGSGRTETARLLFGAEHSDTGATIVNGKPVKLHSPRDAVRQGIGYSPEDRKKEGIVADLSIRENIILAVQARRGVWRCIGKSKQRELADRYIEQLGIRARDAEQPVGLLSGGNQQKVLLARWLATEPKMLILDEPTRGIDVAAKFEIMDRVLALCANGLGILFISSEVSEVVRVSHRIAVLRDRRKVAEVAGHTASEDDVYRLIAGGSE; from the coding sequence ATGACCGACACTCCCGTGCTTGAAACGATAGGGTTGTGCAAAAGCTTTCCCGGCGTGCGCGCGCTGCATGAAGTCGATTTCCGTCTGTATAGAGGAGAAATTCATGCGTTGATGGGGCAGAACGGCGCGGGTAAGTCTACGCTCATCAATGTACTGACCGGCGTGCACGAACCCGACGCGGGCGATATCCGACTCGGCGGTACTGCCGTGAATTTGGCTTCGCCGCTTGAAGCGGAAGCGGCCGGCATTCGCACGCTGTATCAGGAAGTCAATCTGTGCCCGAATCTCTCGGTAGCCGAAAATGTGTTCGCGGGCCGTCAAACCAAACGGTACGGCATGATCGACTGGAAAAGCATCCACCGTAAAGCTGAGCGCTCACTTGCGGAACTGAATGTTTGGGTCGATGTGAGCAAATCGCTCGACACGTACCCCATTGCGGTGCAACAGATGGTGGCAATTGCGCGCGCGCTGTCGGTCGACGCGCAGGTGCTGATTCTCGACGAACCTACTTCCAGCCTCGACGACGGCGAAGTCACGCGGCTCTTCGACGTCTTGCGCAACTTGCGCGACGCAGGTCTTGCGATTCTGTTCGTCACGCATTTTCTTGAGCAGATGTATGCGATATCCGACCGCATTACGGTGATGCGCAACGGCGAGCGCGAAGGCGAGTATCTCGCGAAAGATCTGGCTGTGTCGCAACTGGTGTCGAAGATGGTTGGGCATGAACGCGTGACGGAGCGCCTCGAGCGTGCCGCCACCGATCTGCCGGCACAAGCAAGTGCTACGGAACCGTTTGTGGAAATGCGCGGCGTCGGCAGGCGTGGCCTGATGAATCCGGTCGACATTGAAATGCAGCGTGGCCAGATACTCGGTCTCGCGGGGCTGCTCGGCTCGGGGCGAACGGAGACCGCGCGTCTGCTATTCGGCGCGGAGCATTCGGATACGGGCGCAACCATCGTGAATGGCAAGCCGGTGAAACTGCATTCACCGCGCGACGCCGTGCGCCAGGGTATTGGCTATTCCCCGGAAGATCGCAAGAAGGAAGGCATCGTCGCCGATCTTTCTATACGGGAGAACATCATTCTCGCGGTGCAGGCGCGTCGCGGTGTGTGGCGTTGCATCGGCAAGTCGAAACAACGCGAGCTTGCCGACCGTTATATCGAACAACTCGGGATTCGCGCGCGCGATGCGGAGCAGCCTGTCGGTCTGCTCTCCGGCGGCAATCAGCAAAAGGTCTTGCTCGCTCGCTGGCTCGCGACAGAACCGAAAATGCTGATTCTCGACGAACCGACGCGCGGGATCGACGTTGCCGCGAAGTTCGAGATCATGGACCGCGTGCTGGCGCTGTGTGCGAACGGATTGGGCATTCTGTTCATATCGTCCGAAGTAAGTGAAGTGGTGCGCGTGAGTCATCGCATCGCGGTCTTGCGCGATCGCCGCAAAGTTGCCGAAGTCGCGGGCCACACCGCTTCCGAAGATGACGTGTATCGCCTGATTGCCGGAGGATCGGAATGA
- a CDS encoding ABC transporter permease: MKPWSRIETLVQHPLLWPFVTLVALCLLDLTHNAHFLSITLMDGHLFGAPIDILNRAEPLVLVSLGMTLVIATRGIDISVGAIVAIAGATAATILADNPANVPLALLAALAVGLLAGAWNGLLVAFIGMQPIIATLILMVAGRGVAQLLTGGQIIPIGAPGYLRVGGGYLASVPCSVWVAASALVMTALLVNRTALGLFIRAIGVNPVATRLVGLRASMIVFGVYAFSGLTAALAGILASSNVRSADGNNAGLLLELDAILAVTLGGTSLLGGRFSLAGTVLGALIIQTLTYTTYSIGVPPEATLVVKAAVVLAVSVIQSSTARAVLMRQCRRVLPFMSKQRFAETSR, from the coding sequence ATGAAGCCATGGAGCCGGATTGAAACGCTCGTTCAGCATCCGTTGCTGTGGCCGTTCGTCACGCTTGTCGCGTTGTGTCTACTCGATCTCACGCACAATGCGCATTTCCTTTCCATCACGCTGATGGACGGTCATCTGTTCGGCGCGCCTATCGACATTCTCAATCGCGCGGAGCCGCTCGTGCTGGTCTCGCTTGGCATGACGCTCGTGATTGCCACGCGTGGCATCGACATTTCGGTCGGCGCGATCGTCGCCATCGCGGGCGCCACGGCGGCCACGATACTTGCCGACAATCCCGCGAACGTGCCGCTCGCTTTGCTCGCGGCCTTGGCAGTCGGTTTGCTTGCGGGCGCGTGGAACGGGCTCCTCGTCGCCTTTATCGGCATGCAGCCAATCATCGCGACACTCATTCTGATGGTCGCGGGACGCGGCGTCGCGCAACTGCTGACAGGTGGCCAGATTATTCCAATCGGCGCGCCCGGCTATTTGCGCGTGGGCGGCGGATATCTGGCGAGTGTGCCGTGTTCGGTGTGGGTAGCGGCGAGTGCGCTCGTCATGACCGCATTGCTCGTCAATCGTACGGCACTCGGGCTTTTCATTCGTGCGATCGGCGTGAATCCGGTGGCGACCCGGCTCGTGGGTTTGCGCGCGAGCATGATCGTGTTCGGCGTCTATGCGTTTTCGGGTTTGACGGCGGCGTTGGCAGGCATTCTGGCGAGTTCGAACGTGCGCAGCGCGGACGGCAACAACGCCGGCCTGCTGCTTGAACTCGACGCGATTCTCGCGGTGACGTTAGGCGGCACGTCGCTGCTCGGCGGACGTTTCAGTCTTGCGGGCACGGTGTTGGGCGCGCTCATCATCCAGACGCTGACATATACGACGTATTCGATAGGCGTGCCGCCCGAAGCGACGCTCGTGGTCAAGGCGGCGGTGGTGCTGGCGGTCAGCGTGATCCAATCGTCGACGGCGCGCGCGGTTTTAATGCGGCAATGCAGGCGCGTTCTGCCATTCATGTCGAAGCAACGCTTCGCGGAGACGTCACGATGA
- a CDS encoding ABC transporter substrate-binding protein, with amino-acid sequence MKHIRRTVLGAMLGSALVLVASVNAHAEDKKITLGFAQVGAESAWRTANTVSVKSAAKEAGINLKFSDAQQKQENQIKAIRSYIAQKVDVIAFSPVVETGWEPILTEAKAAKIPVILTDRNIDVKDKSLYVTMIGSDFLEEGRRGGKWLEEHYRNDKGPVNIVELQGTVGSAPANDRRAGLLEVIKNDPKFKVIASQSGDFTLAGGKQVMEAFVKTYGKQINVVYAHNDDMALGAIQAMEEAGIKPGKDVTVVSFDATKGGFEAMVAGKINVDVECSPLLGPQLMTAVQDVVAGKQLPKRIVTEETIFPMSVAAQTLPQRKY; translated from the coding sequence ATGAAACACATCCGACGCACGGTGCTCGGTGCAATGCTTGGTTCGGCGCTGGTACTCGTTGCGAGTGTCAACGCACACGCCGAAGACAAAAAGATCACGCTCGGCTTCGCGCAGGTCGGCGCTGAAAGCGCCTGGCGTACGGCGAATACGGTGTCGGTGAAGTCGGCCGCGAAAGAGGCGGGTATCAACCTGAAGTTCTCCGACGCCCAACAGAAGCAGGAGAACCAGATCAAGGCAATTCGCTCATATATTGCGCAAAAGGTGGACGTGATCGCGTTTTCGCCCGTGGTCGAAACCGGTTGGGAACCGATTCTGACTGAAGCGAAAGCCGCGAAGATTCCCGTCATTCTGACGGATCGCAATATCGATGTGAAAGACAAGTCGCTTTACGTGACGATGATCGGCTCGGACTTCCTAGAAGAAGGAAGACGCGGCGGCAAGTGGCTCGAAGAGCATTACAGGAACGATAAAGGGCCGGTCAATATTGTCGAATTGCAAGGTACGGTAGGTTCCGCGCCGGCGAACGATCGTCGCGCGGGTCTGCTGGAAGTCATCAAGAACGACCCGAAGTTCAAGGTGATCGCATCGCAAAGCGGCGACTTCACGCTCGCGGGCGGCAAGCAGGTGATGGAAGCATTCGTGAAGACCTACGGTAAGCAGATCAACGTGGTCTACGCGCATAACGACGACATGGCGCTCGGCGCAATCCAGGCGATGGAAGAGGCGGGCATCAAACCGGGCAAGGACGTGACGGTCGTTTCGTTCGATGCGACCAAAGGCGGATTCGAAGCGATGGTTGCGGGCAAGATCAACGTGGACGTGGAATGCAGTCCGCTACTCGGACCGCAATTGATGACCGCCGTGCAGGACGTGGTGGCGGGCAAGCAGTTGCCGAAGCGGATCGTGACGGAGGAGACCATCTTCCCGATGAGCGTGGCCGCGCAGACACTGCCGCAACGTAAGTACTGA